One genomic segment of Homo sapiens chromosome 14, GRCh38.p14 Primary Assembly includes these proteins:
- the ZFHX2 gene encoding zinc finger homeobox protein 2 isoform X3, which translates to MATLNSASTTGTTPSPGHNAPSLPSDTFSSSTPSDPVTKDPPAASSTSENMRSSEPGGQLLESGCGLVPPKEIGEPQEGPDCGHFPPNDPGVEKDKEQEEEEEGLPPMDLSNHLFFTAGGEAYLVAKLSLPGGSELLLPKGFPWGEAGIKEEPSLPFLAYPPPSHLTALHIQHGFDPIQGFSSSDQILSHDTSAPSPAACEERHGAFWSYQLAPNPPGDPKDGPMGNSGGNHVAVFWLCLLCRLGFSKPQAFMDHTQSHGVKLTPAQYQGLSGSPAVLQEGDEGCKALISFLEPKLPARPSSDIPLDNSSTVNMEANVAQTEDGPPEAEVQALILLDEEVMALSPPSPPTATWDPSPTQAKESPVAAGEAGPDWFPEGQEEDGGLCPPLNQSSPTSKEGGTLPAPVGSPEDPSDPPQPYRLADDYTPAPAAFQGLSLSSHMSLLHSRNSCKTLKCPKCNWHYKYQQTLDVHMREKHPESNSHCSYCSAGGAHPRLARGESYNCGYKPYRCDVCNYSTTTKGNLSIHMQSDKHLANLQGFQAGPGGQGSPPEASLPPSAGDKEPKTKSSWQCKVCSYETNISRNLRIHMTSEKHMQNVLMLHQGLPLGLPPGLMGPGPPPPPGATPTSPPELFQYFGPQALGQPQTPLAGPGLRPDKPLEAQLLLNGFHHVGAPARKFPTSDDSLSLKVFRCLVCQAFSTDSLELLLYHCSIGRSLPEAEWKEVAGDTHRCKLCCYGTQLKANFQLHLKTDKHAQKYQLAAHLREGGGAMGTPSPASLGDGAPYGSVSPLHLRCNICDFESNSKEKMQLHARGAAHEENSQIYKFLLDMEGAEAGAELGLYHCLLCAWETPSRLAVLQHLRTPAHRDAQAQRRLQLLQNGPTTEEGLAALQSILSFSHGQLRTPGKAPVTPLAEPPTPEKDAQNKTEQLASEETENKTGPSRDSANQTTVRIGVYCCPYCSFLSPESSQVRAHTLSQHAVQPKYRCPLCQEQLVGRPALHFHLSHLHNVVPECVEKLLLVATTVEMTFTTKVLSAPTLSPLDNGQEPPTHGPEPTPSRDQAAEGPNLTPEASPDPLPEPPLASVEVPDKPSGSPGQPPSPAPSPVPEPDAQAEDVAPPPTMAEEEEGTTGELRSAEPAPADSRHPLTYRKTTNFALDKFLDPARPYKCTVCKESFTQKNILLVHYNSVSHLHKMKKAAIDPSAPARGEAGAPPTTTAATDKPFKCTVCRVSYNQSSTLEIHMRSVLHQTRSRGTKTDSKIEGPERSQEEPKEGETEGEVGTEKKGPDTSGFISGLPFLSPPPPPLDLHRFPAPLFTPPVLPPFPLVPESLLKLQQQQLLLPFYLHDLKVGPKLTLAGPAPVLSLPAATPPPPPQPPKAELAEREWERPPMAKEGNEAGPSSPPDPLPNEAARTAAKALLENFGFELVIQYNEGKQAVPPPPTPPPPEALGGGDKLACGACGKLFSNMLILKTHEEHVHRRFLPFEALSRYAAQFRKSYDSLYPPLAEPPKPPDGSLDSPVPHLGPPFLVPEPEAGGTRAPEERSRAGGHWPIEEEESSRGNLPPLVPAGRRFSRTKFTEFQTQALQSFFETSAYPKDGEVERLASLLGLASRVVVVWFQNARQKARKNACEGGSMPTGGGTGGASGCRRCHATFSCVFELVRHLKKCYDDQTLEEEEEEAERGEEEEEVEEEEVEEEQGLEPPAGPEGPLPEPPDGEELSQAEATKAGGKEPEEKATPSPSPAHTCDQCAISFSSQDLLTSHRRLHFLPSLQPSAPPQLLDLPLLVFGERNPLVAATSPMPGPPLKRKHEDGSLSPTGSEAGGGGEGEPPRDKRLRTTILPEQLEILYRWYMQDSNPTRKMLDCISEEVGLKKRVVQVWFQNTRARERKGQFRSTPGGVPSPAVKPPATATPASLPKFNLLLGKVDDGTGREAPKREAPAFPYPTATLASGPQPFLPPGKEATTPTPEPPLPLLPPPPPSEEEGPEEPPKASPESEACSLSAGDLSDSSASSLAEPESPGAGGTSGGPGGGTGVPDGMGQRRYRTQMSSLQLKIMKACYEAYRTPTMQECEVLGEEIGLPKRVIQVWFQNARAKEKKAKLQGTAAGSTGGSSEGLLAAQRTDCPYCDVKYDFYVSCRGHLFSRQHLAKLKEAVRAQLKSESKCYDLAPAPEAPPALKAPPATTPASMPLGAAPTLPRLAPVLLSGPALAQPPLGNLAPFNSGPAASSGLLGLATSVLPTTTVVQTAGPGRPLPQRPMPDQTNTSTAGTTDPVPGPPTEPLGDKVSSERKPVAGPTSSSNDALKNLKALKTTVPALLGGQFLPFPLPPAGGTAPPAVFGPQLQGAYFQQLYGMKKGLFPMNPMIPQTLIGLLPNALLQPPPQPPEPTATAPPKPPELPAPGEGEAGEVDELLTGSTGISTVDVTHRYLCRQCKMAFDGEAPATAHQRSFCFFGRGSGGSMPPPLRVPICTYHCLACEVLLSGREALASHLRSSAHRRKAAPPQGGPPISITNAATAASAAVAFAKEEARLPHTDSNPKTTTTSTLLAL; encoded by the exons ATGGCCACCCTTAACTCAGCCTCTACCACTGGTACCACCCCCTCCCCTGGGCACAATGCCCCGTCCCTGCCTTCGGACACCTTCTCCTCCAGCACCCCCTCTGATCCTGTCACCAAAGATCCCCCTGCTGCCTCCTCCACCTCTGAGAACATGAGGTCCTCAGAGCCAGGGGGACAGCTCCTGGAGTCGGGCTGTGGCCTCGTCCCACCAAAGGAGATTGGGGAGCCCCAGGAAGGGCCTGACTGTGGTCACTTCCCACCAAATGACCCAGGGGTGGAAAAGGacaaggagcaggaggaggaagaagaagggctCCCTCCCATGGACCTAAGCAACCACTTATTCTTCACAGCTGGAGGTGAGGCCTACCTAGTGGCCAAGCTGTCCCTGCCAGGTGGCAGTGAACTCCTGTTACCAAAGGGCTTCCCCTGGGGTGAGGCGGGCATCAAGGAAGAGCCCAGTCTGCCCTTCCTTGCCTACCCACCCCCCTCACACCTCACTGCCCTTCACATCCAACATGGCTTTGACCCAATCCAAGGCTTTAGCTCTTCTGACCAAATTCTGTCCCATGATACCTCAGCACCATCTCCGGCTGCCTGTGAGGAAAGGCATGGAGCTTTCTGGAGCTACCAGCTGGCTCCAAATCCACCCGGAGATCCCAAAGATGGCCCCATGGGGAACAGCGGGGGCAACCACGTGGCGGTCTTCTGGCTCTGCCTTCTGTGCCGCCTGGGTTTCAGCAAGCCCCAGGCCTTTATGGATCACACACAGTCTCATGGGGTGAAGCTAACCCCTGCCCAATATCAGGGCCTGTCAGGTAGCCCAGCTGTACTCCAGGAGGGAGATGAAGGCTGCAAGGCCCTCATAAGCTTTCTGGAGCCAAAACTCCCTGCTCGCCCCTCTTCTGACATACCCCTTGACAACAGCAGCACAGTGAACATGGAGGCGAATGTGGCCCAGACAGAGGATGGCCCCCCTGAGGCAGAAGTCCAGGCCCTTATCCTCCTGGATGAAGAAGTTATGGCCCTCAGCCCACCCTCTCCACCCACAGCCACCTGGGACCCCAGCCCAACCCAAGCCAAAGAATCGCCAGTAGCAGCAGGCGAGGCAGGGCCAGATTGGTTCCCTGAGGGGCAAGAAGAGGATGGAGGGCTCTGCCCCCCACTCAACCAAAGCTCACCCACCTCCAAGGAGGGGGGCACTCTCCCTGCCCCAGTGGGCTCCCCCGAAGACCCCAGTGACCCACCCCAGCCCTATCGCCTAGCTGATGACTACACCCCAGCCCCTGCAGCCTTCCAGGGCCTCAGCCTGTCCAGCCACATGTCCCTGCTCCACTCACGCAACTCCTGCAAGACACTCAAGTGTCCCAAGTGCAACTGGCACTACAAGTACCAGCAGACCCTGGATGTGCACATGCGAGAGAAGCACCCTGAGAGCAACAGTCACTGCAGCTACTGCAGTGCTGGGGGCGCCCACCCCCGCCTTGCTCGTGGAGAGAGCTACAACTGTGGCTACAAACCCTACCGCTGTGACGTCTGCAACTACTCTACAACCACCAAAGGCAACCTCAGCATCCATATGCAGTCTGACAAGCACCTGGCCAACCTACAGGGCTTCCAGGCGGGCCCTGGTGGGCAGGGAAGTCCACCAGAGGCATCACTCCCACCCTCCGCGGGAGACAAAGAGCCTAAGACCAAATCATCCTGGCAGTGCAAGGTGTGCAGCTACGAGACAAACATCTCCCGTAACCTGCGCATCCATATGACCTCTGAGAAGCACATGCAGAATGTCCTAATGCTGCACCAGGGGCTGCCGCTGGGCCTGCCACCTGGATTGATGGGGCCAGGCCCTCCTCCCCCACCAGGGGCTACCCCCACTAGCCCCCCTGAACTCTTCCAGTACTTTGGGCCCCAGGCCCTAGGGCAGCCTCAGACTCCCTTGGCTGGCCCGGGGCTGAGGCCAGACAAGCCCCTGGAAGCCCAGCTACTTCTCAATGGTTTCCACCACGTAGGAGCACCTGCCCGCAAGTTCCCCACATCCG ACGACAGCCTGTCCCTGAAGGTGTTCCGCTGCCTAGTGTGCCAGGCCTTCAGCACAGACAGCCTGGAGCTGCTGCTCTACCACTGCAGCATAGGCCGGAGCCTCCCGGAAGCTGAATGGAAGGAGGTGGCTGGTGACACCCACCGCTGCAAGCTTTGCTGCTATGGCACCCAGCTCAAGGCCAACTTCCAACTCCACCTCAAGACTGACAAACATGCTCAGAAGTACCAGCTGGCAGCCCACCTGCGGGAGGGGGGTGGAGCCATGGGCACCCCTTCCCCAGCATCCCTGGGAGATGGGGCTCCTTATGGGTCTGTCTCCCCACTACACCTGCGCTGCAACATCTGTGACTTTGAGTCCAACAGCAAGGAGAAGATGCAGCTGCATGCCAGGGGTGCAGCCCACGAAGAAAACAGCCAAATCTATAAG TTTCTGCTGGACATGGAGGGAGCGGAggcaggggcagagctggggctaTACCACTGCCTGTTGTGTGCGTGGGAGACACCCTCCCGCTTGGCTGTGCTGCAACACCTGCGCACACCTGCCCACCGCGATGCCCAGGCCCAGAGGCGTCTGCAGCTGCTACAGAATGGCCCAACCACTGAGGAAGGACTCGCAGCTCTTCAGAGCATCCTGAGCTTCAGCCACGGGCAGCTCCGGACTCCCG GGAAGGCTCCTGTCACCCCCTTAGCTGAGCCACCCACCCCTGAGAAAGATGCCCAGAACAAGACAGAACAATTGG CTtcagaagagacagaaaacaagacTGGCCCTTCCAGAGACAGTGCCAACCAGACCACGGTCAGAATTGGG GTATACTGCTGTCCATACTGCAGCTTCCTGAGCCCAGAGTCCAGCCAGGTGAGGGCTCATACACTCTCCCAGCATGCAGTGCAGCCCAAGTACAGATGCCCACTGTGCCAGGAACAGCTGGTGGGCCGGCCTGCCCTGCACTTCCACCTTAGCCACCTTCACAACGTGGTGCCCGAGTGCGTTGAGAAGCTGCTGCTTGTA GCTACAACTGTAGAAATGACATTTACAACCAAAGTGCTGTCTGCACCCACATTAAGCCCTCTGGACAATGGCCAAGAACCCCCCACTCATGGGCCAGAGCCTACACCGAGCAGAGACCAGGCAGCAG AAGGCCCTAACCTGACCCCAGAAGCCAGTCCAGATCCTCTTCCTGAGCCTCCCCTGGCCTCAGTTGAGGTCCCAGACAAACCCTCAGGAAGCCCTGGCCAACCCCCTTCTCCAGCCCCATCTCCAGTCCCTGAACCTGATGCCCAAGCTGAAGACGTAGCTCCTCCGCCCACcatggctgaggaggaagaggggaccACTGGGGAGCTCCGCTCTGCAGAGCCAGCTCCAGCTGACTCTCGCCACCCTCTGACCTATCGGAAAACCACCAACTTTGCCCTGGACAAGTTTCTCGACCCTGCCCGGCCCTATAAGTGCACTGTGTGTAAGGAGTCCTTCACCCAGAAGAATATTCTGTTGGTTCATTATAATTCTGTCTCCCACCTTCACAAGATGAAGAAGGCTGCCATTGACCCCTCTGCCCCTGCACGGGGAGAGGCCGgtgccccacccaccaccactgCTGCCACAGACAAGCCCTTTAAGTGCACAGTCTGCAGAGTCTCCTACAACCAGAGCTCCACCCTGGAGATCCACATGCGGTCAGTTCTGCATCAGACTCGCTCTCGGGGAACCAAGACTGATTCCAAGATTGAAGGGCCAGAACGCAGCCAAGAAGAGCCCAAGGAAGGCGAGACAGAGGGGGAGGTGGGCACTGAGAAGAAGGGCCCTGACACCAGTGGCTTCATATCTGGATTGCCTTtcctgtcccctcccccacctcccttgGACCTGCACCGATTCCCAGCCCCTCTCTTCACCCCACCAGTCCTGCCCCCCTTCCCTCTGGTGCCCGAATCACTGCTTAagctccagcagcagcagctgctcctGCCCTTCTACCTCCACGATCTCAAGGTGGGGCCCAAGCTGACACTAGCTGGGCCTGCACCTGTGCTGTCCCTGCCAGCTgccacccctcctcctccaccccaacCTCCCAAGGCTGAGCTGGCTGAGCGGGAGTGGGAGCGGCCCCCCATGGCCAAAGAGGGTAATGAGGCAGGGCCTTCCTCACCCCCCGACCCATTGCCCAACGAGGCTGCCCGCACTGCAGCCAAAGCCCTTCTAGAAAACTTTGGCTTTGAGCTGGTGATCCAGTACAATGAAGGGAAGCAAGCTGtgccccctccccctaccccacccccacctgaggCCCTCGGGGGTGGGGACAAGCTGGCCTGTGGGGCCTGTGGGAAACTCTTCTCCAATATGCTTATCCTCAAGACACACGAGGAACATGTCCACCGCCGCTTTCTGCCCTTTGAAGCCCTGAGCCGTTATGCTGCTCAGTTTCGAAAGAGCTATGACAGCCTATACCCGCCCCTTGCAGAGCCTCCCAAACCTCCTGATGGGTCTCTGGATTCACCTGTTCCCCATCTGGGCCCACCCTTCCTGGTcccagagcctgaggcaggggggACCCGTGCCCCTGAAGAGCGAAGTCGAGCAGGGGGACACTGGCCcatagaagaggaagaaagctCCAGAGGGAATCTTCCTCCCCTGGTGCCTGCCGGCCGCCGGTTCTCCAGAACCAAGTTCACAGAGTTCCAGACCCAAGCCCTGCAGTCTTTCTTTGAGACTAGCGCCTACCCCAAAGACGGAGAGGTGGAGCGACTCGCAAGTCTGTTGGGTCTGGCTAGCCGTGTGGTGGTGGTGTGGTTCCAGAATGCCCGCCAGAAAGCACGCAAAAATGCCTGTGAGGGTGGGTCCATGCCAACCGGAGGAGGCACTGGGGGAGCCTCCGGCTGCAGGCGTTGCCACGccactttctcctgtgttttTGAGTTGGTGCGCCACCTCAAGAAGTGCTATGATGACCAGACCcttgaagaggaggaggaagaggcagagagaggggaagaggaggaagaggtggaagaagaagaagtagaGGAGGAACAGGGCCTTGAACCTCCAGCAGGGCCTGAGGGCCCATTACCAGAGCCTCCAGATGGGGAGGAGCTGAGCCAAGCAGAGGCAACAAAGGCAGGAGGCAAAGAGCCTGAAGAGAAGGCTACTCCATCACCTTCCCCAGCCCATACCTGTGACCAGTGTGCCATTTCTTTCTCCAGCCAGGACCTCCTGACCAGTCACCGCCGACTACATTTCCTGCCATCTCTGCAGCCCAGTGCTCCCCCCCAACTCCTAGATCTGCCCTTGCTGGTGTTTGGGGAGAGAAACCCCCTGGTGGCAGCCACCTCACCAATGCCAGGTCCACCTCTCAAACGGAAGCATGAGGACGGCAGCTTGTCTCCCACAGGCAGTGaagcagggggaggaggggagggcgaGCCCCCCAGGGACAAGCGCCTGCGCACCACCATCTTGCCTGAGCAGCTAGAGATCCTGTACCGTTGGTACATGCAGGATTCCAACCCAACACGCAAGATGCTCGACTGCATCTCCGAGGAGGTGGGGCTCAAAAAGCGAGTGGTACAGGTCTGGTTCCAGAATACCAGGGCCCGGGAGAGGAAAGGCCAGTTTCGAAGCACCCCTGGGGGGGTGCCTAGTCCAGCAGTGAAACCGCCTGCCACAGCCACCCCTGCATCCTTGCCCAAGTTCAACCTCTTATTAGGCAAGGTAGATGATGGCACTGGGAGGGAAGCCCCAAAGAGGGAAGCACCTGCTTTTCCCTACCCCACTGCCACGCTTGCTTCTGGGCCCCAGCCTTTCCTACCACCTGGGAAAGAGGCCACCACCCCAACACCAGAGCCACCTCTACCTCTCCTACCTCCCCCTCCACCCAGTGAGGAAGAGGGCCCAGAGGAACCACCTAAAGCTTCTCCAGAGAGTGAGGCTTGCAGTCTCTCTGCAGGAGATCTGAGTGATTCATCTGCTTCCAGCCTAGCTGAACCAGAATCCCCTGGGGCTGGAGGGACCAGTGGGGGACCTGGAGGTGGGACTGGGGTTCCAGATGGAATGGGGCAGCGGCGCTACAGGACCCAGATGAGCAGCCTGCAGCTGAAGATCATGAAAGCCTGCTATGAAGCTTACCGCACCCCCACCATGCAGGAGTGTGAGGTGCTGGGAGAGGAGATTGGGCTGCCCAAGAGAGTCATCCAGGTCTGGTTCCAGAATGCTCGTGCCAAGGAAAAGAAGGCCAAACTACAGGGGACAGCCGCTGGGAGCACTGGGGGCAGCAGTGAGGGCCTCTTAGCAGCCCAGCGCACTGACTGCCCCTATTGTGATGTCAAGTATGATTTCTATGTCTCCTGCCGAGGCCATCTCTTTTCCCGTCAGCACCTGGCCAAGCTCAAGGAGGCGGTTCGAGCCCAGCTGAAGAGTGAAAGCAAGTGCTACGACTTGGCCCCAGCACCTGAGGCTCCCCCAGCTCTCAAGGccccacctgccaccacacctgcctccATGCCCCTCGGGGCTGCCCCAACCTTGCCTCGCCTGGCGCCGGTCCTCTTATCTGGCCCAGCTCTGGCTCAGCCCCCGCTGGGCAACTTAGCTCCTTTCAATTCAG GCCCGGCAGCCTCCTCAGGCCTCCTCGGCCTCGCCACTTCGGTCCTGCCTACCACCACAGTGGTCCAGACTGCTGGCCCAGGCCGCCCCTTACCTCAGAGACCCATGCCCGACCAAACCAACACCTCCACAGCAGGCACCACTGACCCTGTCCCAGGCCCTCCTACTGAGCCCTTGGGGGACAAGGTCTCCAGTGAGCGAAAGCCAGTTGCAGGCCCCACCAGCTCCTCCAATGATGCCCTCAAGAACCTCAAAGCATTGAAGACCACTGTCCCAGCCCTGTTGGGGGGCCAGTTCCTGCCCTTTCCATTGCCCCCTGCTGGGGGAACAGCACCGCCAGCTGTCTTTGGCCCCCAGCTACAGGGGGCCTACTTCCAACAGCTCTATGGCATGAAGAAGGGGCTATTTCCCATGAACCCCATGATACCTCAGACCCTCATTGGGCTGCTCCCCAATGCCCTCCTCCAGCCGCCACCCCAGCCCCCTGAGCCCACAGCCACAGCACCTCCAAAGCCTCCTGAACTGCCTGCTCCAGGGGAGGGGGAAGCTGGTGAGGTTGATGAGCTGCTGACAGGCAGCACTGGCATCTCCACCGTGGATGTAACCCATCGCTACCTGTGCCGCCAGTGCAAGATGGCATTTGACGGGGAGGCCCCGGCTACTGCCCACCAGAGATCCTTCTGCTTCTTTGGGCGGGGCTCTGGGGGCTCCATGCCACCCCCATTGCGGGTGCCCATCTGCACCTACCACTGCCTGGCATGTGAGGTGCTGCTGAGTGGGCGTGAAGCCCTAGCCTCCCACCTGCGCTCCTCGGCCCACAGGCGCAAGGCAGCCCCACCTCAAGGGGGCCCACCCATCTCCATCACCAACGCCGCCACTGCTGCCTCGGCTGCTGTGGCTTTTGCCAAAGAGGAAGCAAGATTACCTCACACGGACTCCAACCCAAAAACTACGACTACCTCTACACTTCTAGCTTTATAA